In Methanosarcina barkeri MS, a single window of DNA contains:
- a CDS encoding calcium-transporting P-type ATPase, PMR1-type has protein sequence MYYDEAADAVLKTLNTSEETGLSSEEAEKRFDKYGKNELKEEEKTSVVKLFLSQFKSFLIIILIAAALVSAFLGEFVDAFVILFTVILAGVLGFVQEYRAEESIKLLKSLTSPEALVVRDGKEVKVLSSLLVPGDILLLQAGDRIPADARLLEALSLQIDESSLTGESVPVEKSTAIYPPETPQPDRKNIAYTGTSVTYGRGKAVITATGMSTAFGKLAGLLEDIERERTPLQEKLDQFGRWLGTATLIVVAFVAILGIIEGFDPFEMFLWGVALAVAAIPEALPAVVTVGLALGVRRMVKRHALVRKLPSVETLGSTNIICTDKTGTLTQNKMTVEKVYVNGTLLKVTGEGYKPTGDFFNGDKPVSEDIHLHRLLATGTLCNDAGLVENEGVWDITGDPTEGALVVAAAKEGIWKNALEEKHERKGEVPFSSERKMMTTLNSSEDGLYAYSKGAPEVILASCTKIFLEGHEEELTPERKQEILNVVNDLANQTLRVMGFAYRKVPEDILYEEAEKEMVFSGLMGMRDPPREEVKLGIATCTSAGIRTIMITGDHKTTAFAIARELGIFREGDLVLTGTELEALSDREFEEIVEKVSVYARVYPEHKLRVVEALKKKGYIVAMTGDGVNDAPALKAADMGIAMGITGTDVSKEASSMILTDDNFASIVSAVEEGRNILKNIKNFIAYGLTCHIGLVFIVLVGVLAWHTLPVIAVQILWINLITDGLPPMALSMEAPDRGLMKQKPTKAKEGLVSRRMLLTSLGLGTLIAVQSIWVLYESLNNGVSLPKIQTLIFTLVVISLMFNAFNWRSERYSVFSLGIFTNRSLIYAVLSTVILQLAAVYVPIMQTAFRTVPLSLSDWAMIIPLASTTLIAMEFMKYLEWRIHR, from the coding sequence GTTTACAGTAATCCTTGCCGGCGTGCTCGGTTTTGTTCAGGAGTACAGGGCCGAAGAGTCAATCAAACTCTTGAAATCATTGACAAGCCCCGAAGCCCTGGTTGTAAGGGATGGAAAAGAGGTAAAAGTCCTCTCTTCCCTGCTTGTCCCGGGTGATATTTTGCTTTTGCAGGCAGGAGACAGGATTCCTGCGGATGCAAGACTGCTTGAGGCACTCTCCTTGCAGATAGACGAATCCTCCCTTACCGGAGAATCCGTTCCTGTAGAAAAAAGCACCGCGATTTACCCTCCTGAAACCCCGCAGCCTGACAGGAAAAACATAGCTTATACCGGAACCTCGGTCACCTACGGCAGGGGAAAAGCCGTTATTACGGCAACAGGTATGAGTACGGCTTTCGGAAAGCTGGCTGGACTTTTAGAGGATATTGAAAGGGAAAGAACGCCCCTTCAGGAAAAACTTGACCAGTTCGGGCGCTGGCTCGGGACTGCAACCCTTATAGTTGTGGCTTTTGTGGCTATACTCGGGATTATCGAGGGTTTTGATCCTTTTGAGATGTTTCTCTGGGGAGTTGCCCTTGCCGTTGCTGCAATTCCGGAAGCTCTTCCTGCGGTTGTGACAGTCGGGCTTGCTCTTGGTGTCAGAAGAATGGTAAAAAGGCATGCCCTTGTAAGAAAACTGCCGTCTGTAGAAACACTTGGCTCCACCAACATCATCTGTACCGACAAGACCGGGACGCTTACCCAGAACAAGATGACTGTTGAAAAGGTGTACGTAAATGGAACTCTCTTAAAAGTTACAGGCGAGGGATACAAACCCACAGGAGATTTTTTCAACGGAGACAAACCTGTTTCTGAAGATATACACCTTCATAGGCTGCTGGCTACGGGAACCCTCTGTAACGATGCAGGGCTGGTTGAGAACGAAGGTGTATGGGATATCACAGGTGACCCTACCGAAGGTGCTCTTGTAGTCGCAGCAGCTAAAGAAGGCATCTGGAAAAACGCCCTTGAAGAGAAACATGAGCGTAAAGGGGAAGTTCCTTTTTCTTCCGAGAGGAAGATGATGACTACCCTGAACAGTTCCGAAGATGGGCTGTATGCATATTCAAAAGGAGCTCCTGAGGTTATTCTTGCTTCCTGTACGAAAATTTTCCTTGAAGGACATGAGGAAGAGCTAACCCCTGAAAGAAAGCAGGAAATCCTGAATGTCGTAAACGACCTGGCAAACCAGACTCTCAGGGTTATGGGGTTTGCCTACCGCAAGGTTCCGGAAGACATCCTGTATGAAGAAGCCGAAAAAGAGATGGTTTTTTCAGGGCTCATGGGCATGCGCGATCCTCCAAGAGAAGAAGTAAAGCTTGGAATTGCCACCTGTACCAGTGCAGGAATCCGAACCATAATGATTACAGGCGACCACAAGACCACGGCTTTTGCAATCGCAAGGGAACTCGGAATTTTCCGGGAAGGGGACCTTGTCCTTACAGGTACCGAACTGGAAGCCCTTAGCGATAGGGAATTTGAAGAAATCGTGGAGAAAGTTTCGGTCTACGCAAGGGTTTATCCCGAGCATAAGCTGAGGGTGGTTGAGGCTCTAAAGAAAAAAGGATATATAGTTGCAATGACCGGAGACGGGGTAAATGACGCTCCTGCCCTGAAAGCCGCAGATATGGGCATTGCAATGGGGATTACAGGCACGGACGTCAGCAAGGAAGCTTCAAGCATGATCCTGACTGATGACAATTTTGCATCCATCGTGTCAGCAGTCGAAGAGGGCCGGAATATCCTGAAAAACATTAAAAACTTTATTGCCTACGGCCTTACCTGTCACATTGGTCTGGTTTTCATAGTCCTTGTAGGAGTACTTGCCTGGCATACCCTGCCTGTCATTGCGGTCCAGATCCTCTGGATTAACCTTATAACAGACGGACTGCCTCCAATGGCGCTTTCCATGGAAGCTCCTGACAGGGGGCTTATGAAGCAAAAACCAACTAAGGCAAAAGAAGGGCTGGTCTCCAGGAGAATGCTTTTAACAAGCCTTGGATTAGGAACTTTGATTGCAGTCCAGTCTATCTGGGTCCTTTACGAGTCCCTCAATAATGGAGTTTCCCTCCCAAAAATCCAGACTCTGATCTTTACCCTGGTGGTTATTTCCCTGATGTTCAATGCCTTTAACTGGCGTTCTGAGAGGTATTCGGTCTTCTCTCTGGGAATCTTTACTAACAGGTCCCTTATATATGCCGTACTGAGCACTGTAATCCTGCAGCTTGCAGCGGTTTACGTGCCTATTATGCAGACGGCTTTCAGGACTGTTCCCCTATCGCTTTCCGACTGGGCAATGATAATTCCATTGGCCTCGACTACACTTATAGCCATGGAGTTTATGAAGTATCTGGAATGGAGAATTCACAGGTAA
- a CDS encoding S1 family peptidase, giving the protein MKCNKSRTGIFLLVMLLASIALIPAASAQENATKKELSFGPGTLDELKKDTNFIAAHGSIPAFETLEERQQWLDKLNKTYTKANENYDKKISKYFYPNGSVIAYGYTIDGVLKVVIEKGQELDKTKENEIYNLFSKYGQEIGVKDTPVVFVYGDFPVPTSRTSSWRPLIGGIKIVSDGNGGSVTSTLGFAARTDSGTKGFVIVEHAAPFIGSSVYQPTASSANLVGRVAKYSNTRADASWVPCSNVRPVIYDYDTDHTRNVVSYGDPAVGDMVFKSGIATGRTNGYVTETGTYRYNSGVGRTLYNQCIAAYRCDGGDSGSPVYILSGTGAKIVGIHWGGVGTHSSNGYSTSIFSPVSGIHNDLGVYPLKT; this is encoded by the coding sequence ATGAAGTGTAATAAAAGTAGAACAGGCATATTTTTATTAGTAATGCTACTAGCTAGTATTGCGTTAATACCAGCTGCAAGTGCACAAGAAAATGCGACTAAAAAGGAGCTTTCCTTTGGTCCAGGAACTCTTGATGAACTGAAAAAGGATACGAATTTTATTGCTGCACATGGAAGTATACCAGCTTTCGAAACTTTGGAAGAGAGGCAACAGTGGCTTGATAAGCTTAACAAAACATATACTAAAGCTAATGAAAATTATGATAAGAAAATATCAAAGTATTTCTATCCAAATGGTTCTGTTATAGCTTATGGTTATACTATTGATGGCGTTCTTAAGGTTGTAATCGAAAAAGGACAAGAACTGGATAAAACCAAAGAAAATGAAATCTATAATCTATTTTCTAAATATGGACAAGAAATTGGAGTAAAAGATACTCCAGTAGTATTTGTATATGGAGATTTTCCTGTACCAACCAGTCGTACTAGCTCATGGAGGCCCTTAATTGGAGGCATAAAAATAGTTTCAGATGGTAATGGTGGTTCCGTGACGTCAACTCTTGGTTTCGCTGCAAGGACCGATAGTGGAACTAAAGGTTTTGTTATTGTTGAGCATGCTGCACCATTTATTGGGAGTAGTGTATATCAACCCACTGCATCGAGTGCCAATTTAGTAGGAAGAGTAGCCAAATATAGCAACACTCGTGCAGACGCTTCATGGGTTCCTTGTTCTAATGTTAGACCAGTGATATATGATTATGATACTGATCATACAAGAAATGTAGTATCATATGGAGATCCCGCGGTAGGAGACATGGTTTTTAAATCGGGTATAGCAACAGGAAGAACAAATGGATATGTTACTGAGACAGGAACATACAGGTACAATTCCGGTGTTGGACGAACTTTATATAATCAATGTATTGCAGCATATAGGTGCGACGGTGGAGATAGCGGTTCTCCTGTATATATTTTAAGTGGTACCGGTGCTAAGATTGTGGGAATCCACTGGGGAGGAGTGGGAACACATTCTTCAAATGGCTACTCGACTTCGATATTTTCTCCAGTTTCTGGGATACACAACGATTTAGGTGTATATCCTCTTAAAACATAA
- a CDS encoding IS4 family transposase: protein MSPCPPLTLEDSLREMFPEEWLRQTAKETGLIVRERKIDPVIIFWVLTLSFGVRLQRTLASLKREYETESQKTISDSSWYYRFTPELVEFLHQCVIHGMGELAKEPGRKLSKKLETFQDVVIQDSTIVRLHSSLADKFPAARSRTVAAGVKVGVMVSAVANGPRTVALYSEKTAEIKTLKIGPWIKDRILLVDLGFYKTQMFARVEENGGYFVSRIRKNIDPILVSIEEGLSKTKSKEFAGKPVSECIKQLSGKDIDAVVKIEFKRREYKGKQKQDEINVRLVAVYNDEDEKYHIYITNIQKDILNAKDIANLYEARWDIELLFKELKSKYSLDVLETKNVQVIEALIWTAILTLIVSRRIYSLVRKSTTHPEKMARYTQLRWSTIFAENASDLLTVILHRCGIQRTFETIMSVYESQALDPHVNRERFRDEWFE, encoded by the coding sequence ATGTCTCCTTGTCCCCCACTTACTCTTGAAGACTCTCTTCGGGAAATGTTTCCCGAAGAGTGGTTAAGGCAAACTGCCAAAGAAACTGGTCTTATAGTACGTGAACGTAAAATTGACCCTGTCATTATCTTTTGGGTTTTAACTCTCAGTTTTGGTGTACGCTTACAGCGTACACTTGCCAGTTTGAAACGCGAATATGAAACTGAGTCACAAAAAACCATAAGCGATAGCAGCTGGTACTATCGTTTCACTCCAGAACTTGTTGAGTTTCTTCACCAGTGTGTAATTCATGGCATGGGAGAGCTTGCAAAAGAACCTGGTAGGAAACTTAGCAAGAAACTCGAAACCTTCCAAGATGTTGTCATTCAGGACAGCACAATTGTTCGTCTCCATTCCTCGTTAGCAGACAAGTTTCCTGCAGCAAGATCAAGAACAGTAGCTGCAGGAGTAAAAGTTGGAGTTATGGTAAGTGCAGTTGCTAACGGACCTAGAACCGTTGCTCTGTACTCTGAAAAAACAGCTGAAATAAAGACATTAAAAATAGGTCCCTGGATCAAAGACCGTATTCTCCTTGTTGATCTTGGTTTCTACAAAACTCAAATGTTTGCAAGAGTTGAAGAAAATGGGGGATATTTTGTCTCAAGGATTAGGAAGAATATAGACCCTATTCTTGTTTCTATTGAAGAGGGACTTTCTAAGACAAAAAGCAAAGAGTTCGCTGGAAAACCTGTTAGTGAATGTATTAAGCAACTTTCTGGAAAAGATATTGATGCAGTTGTAAAAATAGAATTCAAAAGAAGAGAGTATAAAGGCAAGCAAAAACAGGACGAGATAAATGTACGTCTTGTTGCCGTATATAACGATGAGGATGAAAAATACCACATTTACATCACAAATATTCAGAAAGATATTTTGAATGCAAAAGACATTGCAAACTTATATGAGGCAAGATGGGACATAGAACTGTTGTTTAAGGAATTGAAAAGCAAATACTCGCTGGACGTTCTTGAAACAAAGAATGTGCAGGTAATTGAAGCTCTAATCTGGACAGCAATATTGACACTAATCGTTAGCAGAAGAATATATTCTCTTGTAAGAAAATCAACAACTCATCCTGAAAAAATGGCTAGATATACGCAGTTACGTTGGAGTACAATATTTGCAGAGAATGCATCAGATTTATTGACAGTAATTCTGCATAGATGTGGAATTCAAAGAACTTTTGAAACGATAATGAGCGTATATGAAAGTCAAGCATTAGATCCTCATGTAAACAGAGAAAGGTTTAGAGATGAATGGTTTGAGTAA
- the nudC gene encoding NAD(+) diphosphatase, with protein MTPVDRENPICPESFPEFIIGIEPPANRTEKALWFIFRGREVLLKLNKNPGAIPKMLDFGELGLSGTREQYLGTLEGTHCYSVELPEDAQAPEGMKFADLRQAYTEMSEKCFALVNKAVQIMEWDRTNQYCSRCGAKTMQKPGERGKECPDCGELFYPRISPAVIVLIRKEHEVLMARSPNFIPGMYGLIAGFVEPGESAEAAVVRETREEVGIKVKNISYFGTQAWPFPNSLMIGFTAEYDSGEIQPDGFEIEDAGWFSVENLPGLPGKISIARKLIDYFLKEEGLEV; from the coding sequence ATGACCCCAGTAGACAGGGAAAATCCCATTTGCCCGGAATCCTTCCCGGAATTTATCATAGGCATCGAGCCGCCAGCTAACAGGACGGAAAAAGCGCTCTGGTTTATCTTCCGGGGACGCGAGGTTCTCCTCAAGCTTAATAAAAACCCCGGAGCAATCCCAAAAATGCTGGACTTTGGAGAGCTAGGGCTTTCGGGAACTAGGGAACAGTATCTCGGAACACTTGAGGGAACTCACTGCTATTCCGTGGAATTGCCTGAAGATGCACAGGCACCTGAGGGAATGAAATTTGCGGACCTCAGACAGGCGTATACGGAAATGAGTGAGAAGTGCTTTGCACTTGTGAATAAAGCAGTCCAGATTATGGAGTGGGACAGAACAAACCAGTATTGCAGCCGATGCGGGGCAAAGACCATGCAAAAACCCGGCGAAAGGGGAAAGGAGTGCCCTGACTGCGGGGAGCTTTTCTATCCGAGAATCTCGCCTGCCGTGATCGTACTTATACGAAAAGAGCATGAGGTTTTAATGGCAAGGTCCCCGAATTTCATTCCAGGCATGTATGGTTTGATAGCCGGTTTTGTTGAGCCAGGTGAATCAGCCGAAGCTGCGGTAGTCAGAGAAACCAGGGAAGAAGTGGGAATTAAGGTCAAAAATATCAGTTATTTCGGGACACAGGCTTGGCCGTTTCCTAATTCTCTTATGATAGGGTTTACTGCGGAGTACGATTCCGGGGAGATACAACCCGATGGATTTGAGATCGAGGATGCCGGATGGTTTTCGGTTGAAAACCTGCCTGGGCTGCCTGGGAAAATAAGCATTGCAAGAAAACTGATTGACTATTTCCTTAAAGAAGAAGGGCTGGAAGTTTAA
- a CDS encoding phospholipase C/P1 nuclease family protein — protein MKNTRNRIKIALLFMTMLILSMVFVSGATAEAVTDEIDQEVEVALIEQNPELDLNPDTTIKSYDTEKPYWYLLEADKDQQKTLLKYIDECYTSKQEKNEMKKSMKDIWNRYPDSITEEDMIVLGQIDVAIAEYLNDKHGVNDRVSVKWTATPHQKMTRIAVKKVGITDYYADIASNAADDPDTWPYPQIWQSYNHYYDPVADNGLAAVNCDSHAGVAAAYYDGGQLSAAYTELGYASHYLIDVGNPLHTGMVTNQTLNQWVHYDYEDYVTANWNSNYNFESVVSNNNNDYYVSDPEAAAQDLAEYSNAYLSSLWMEIYYNENTWESSATVKLNTERVLLKSAKYNIGLVKYMRR, from the coding sequence ATGAAGAATACCAGAAACAGAATAAAAATTGCTTTACTATTTATGACGATGCTGATTTTAAGTATGGTATTTGTTTCGGGCGCAACTGCTGAAGCTGTAACTGATGAAATCGATCAAGAAGTAGAAGTAGCACTGATAGAACAAAATCCAGAACTTGATCTTAATCCTGACACTACAATAAAATCATACGATACTGAAAAACCTTATTGGTATTTACTTGAAGCAGACAAGGATCAACAAAAAACACTATTGAAATATATTGATGAATGCTATACTTCTAAACAAGAAAAGAATGAAATGAAAAAGTCAATGAAAGATATTTGGAACAGATACCCCGATAGTATTACAGAAGAAGATATGATTGTCTTAGGACAAATCGATGTAGCAATTGCTGAATATTTGAACGATAAACATGGTGTAAACGACAGGGTCTCAGTAAAATGGACTGCAACTCCTCATCAAAAGATGACAAGAATTGCTGTCAAAAAAGTTGGAATCACTGATTATTACGCAGATATAGCATCAAATGCTGCAGATGATCCAGATACCTGGCCATATCCTCAAATCTGGCAGTCATACAACCATTACTATGATCCTGTGGCAGACAACGGTCTTGCAGCTGTGAACTGCGACAGCCACGCTGGTGTCGCCGCGGCATATTATGATGGGGGACAACTTTCAGCTGCATATACTGAGTTAGGATATGCTAGCCACTACTTGATAGATGTCGGAAATCCACTGCATACAGGAATGGTAACAAACCAGACTCTGAATCAATGGGTTCATTATGACTATGAAGATTATGTCACTGCAAATTGGAACAGCAATTATAACTTTGAATCTGTAGTAAGCAATAATAATAACGATTATTACGTGTCAGATCCAGAGGCTGCGGCACAAGATTTGGCAGAATATTCAAATGCATACTTGAGTTCACTGTGGATGGAAATTTATTACAACGAGAATACATGGGAAAGCAGTGCAACTGTAAAATTAAATACAGAAAGAGTTCTCTTAAAATCTGCCAAGTATAATATAGGCCTTGTTAAATACATGAGAAGGTGA
- a CDS encoding TetR/AcrR family transcriptional regulator: MGIADRRQREKEQRKTEIIDAAERLFFSRSYEDVSMEDIAREVELNKATIYLYFKNKETLFATIVLRGIQILKEKYMECMEKQVPGIIKVALMGQAYYQYAQEYPDYLRMIHFYGSERFSKENPCTAEIGKGYGTCRLILRDAIQEGIDDGTIRADLDPFLTSMYLMISFMGILSMENKWKLVIEAEGFSYKQFASEFFRFITPSISSGEMSHKMDVKDFASFGFFLTEPVAPEKKKKEQS; this comes from the coding sequence ATGGGAATCGCCGATAGAAGGCAACGAGAAAAGGAACAGCGAAAAACAGAGATTATCGATGCAGCCGAGCGTCTCTTTTTTTCTCGAAGTTATGAAGATGTTTCTATGGAAGACATCGCCCGCGAGGTTGAACTGAATAAGGCTACCATTTATCTATATTTTAAAAATAAGGAGACACTTTTCGCAACCATTGTACTTCGCGGTATCCAGATCCTTAAAGAAAAATACATGGAATGCATGGAAAAACAGGTACCGGGAATTATCAAGGTAGCCCTGATGGGTCAGGCCTATTACCAATATGCACAGGAATACCCCGATTATCTTCGAATGATCCATTTTTACGGTTCTGAGCGTTTTTCCAAAGAGAACCCGTGTACCGCAGAGATTGGAAAGGGATATGGAACCTGCCGTCTTATCCTGCGGGATGCGATCCAGGAGGGTATCGATGATGGTACAATCCGTGCAGATCTCGATCCATTTCTTACCTCAATGTACCTTATGATCTCCTTCATGGGTATCCTGTCAATGGAAAATAAATGGAAACTGGTGATCGAGGCAGAGGGGTTCAGCTACAAGCAGTTTGCCAGTGAGTTTTTCCGGTTCATCACTCCTTCTATCTCTTCAGGTGAGATGTCTCACAAAATGGATGTCAAAGATTTCGCATCGTTTGGATTCTTTTTAACCGAGCCTGTGGCGCCTGAGAAGAAAAAGAAAGAGCAATCTTAA
- a CDS encoding EFR1 family ferrodoxin (N-terminal region resembles flavodoxins. C-terminal ferrodoxin region binds two 4Fe-4S clusters.) — protein sequence MKMESAKLVYFSPTGTTKAVVKGIAHGINQGTVELIDITRPDARKQPLQISEDELLVVGVPVYMGRVPALLNEWLNTIQAHNTPTVCVVVYGNRAYEDALLELKNIVMKCGCIPIACAAYIGEHSFSNSETPTAEGRPDKDDLHHAELFGQKIREKLQSVSSISQVSDVHVPGNYPYGGVTKLWTVDFIAVSDECSQCGTCAEVCPVGAVDAENSRLIDIEKCITCCACIKNCPQSARSMKPGLVKDASVRLHTLHSQRKEPECFIE from the coding sequence ATGAAAATGGAATCTGCGAAATTAGTTTATTTTTCACCTACCGGAACAACAAAAGCGGTTGTTAAGGGCATTGCGCATGGTATTAATCAAGGCACCGTGGAATTAATTGATATTACCAGACCGGATGCAAGAAAACAACCGTTGCAGATATCGGAAGATGAATTGCTTGTTGTTGGAGTTCCCGTATATATGGGGAGAGTGCCGGCATTATTAAATGAATGGCTGAATACAATTCAGGCTCATAATACACCGACTGTTTGTGTTGTGGTTTATGGCAATCGAGCATATGAGGATGCACTGCTCGAACTAAAAAATATTGTAATGAAATGTGGGTGCATTCCCATTGCCTGTGCAGCATATATCGGAGAACACTCATTCTCAAATTCCGAGACACCAACAGCAGAGGGACGTCCCGATAAAGATGATTTACACCATGCAGAACTATTTGGACAGAAAATACGTGAAAAACTACAATCTGTTTCATCAATCTCTCAGGTTTCTGATGTGCATGTGCCTGGCAATTATCCTTATGGAGGAGTTACAAAATTGTGGACTGTTGATTTTATCGCGGTCAGTGACGAGTGTTCACAGTGCGGAACCTGTGCAGAGGTATGTCCCGTTGGTGCTGTTGATGCAGAAAATTCCCGTTTGATTGATATAGAAAAATGCATTACCTGCTGTGCGTGTATCAAAAACTGCCCGCAAAGTGCCAGATCGATGAAACCCGGGCTGGTTAAAGACGCATCAGTGCGTCTCCATACGCTACATAGCCAGCGAAAAGAGCCTGAATGTTTTATCGAATGA
- a CDS encoding phosphoribosyltransferase-like protein, with product MTEKDEKSINSNEKISSSVFKVEDKILCSSKLDDDIYTALSSLSSLQASLNNMSKNLNSELVTGFLSVSTNPLKGLKASLNIPSQIAKPQNLRLYSPHPNVSSSQKTDKKIDLEDILKISRKHKKIFLFDFFDLNQQEAINDFSRSISGKDLVHINDNKSKEVMQLSINHILLNTDLPKNVSSICVHFGYFFGYHFSLIFECDLNVEDLYEKFSKNDTDSLIECFQLFEDLQVQIEESLPEQFHGFFYKNELRFEKPNLKLLSIYVYDIHDYKFIFDIEYNEKSMAPIDRPTLKQKVEFFVNFSLNQEDKYSEKVEFNALSLLRIEPKKLFTLIGDKLICSKSNNYFEDFLGQLPSNFVILEFKDDELLNFIFQLVPLYYLLTIFEKVLIDLSKVKIPEIKISELPHLDEEILKVKKAEVLKTKIILDEIVRDLFLYLRAFDYFSSNDFRFSNEVSRDRISFKGQKWDNDSISKFLSDLIIYKKKEIVNKQTHLEKRISEIDELIQNELSIIKNKPKVNSLLNEIETELILRIKRWEGLIPQDKIENWLLNFDTKEERLIALKLLDKLTYVSNKNLKQLIDSSNNLLHSKINLDTSQNCFFSCVGDITSGSTHLAKHFQEESRIKEKLFKKTEEIELLIEKNGKIDKLILIDDFIGSGNTYIKWYKKNIQLIKNCSEVILIVLIALKKGINKIEQKTNTKVLCKYILDESNQVIDGTLFDCEERQEINRLVNKYSYLINSDFVYGYDNCQLLLAFEDNIPNNSIGILWWSTNWTPLFERK from the coding sequence ATGACCGAAAAAGATGAGAAGTCAATTAATTCTAATGAAAAAATATCATCTTCTGTTTTTAAAGTAGAAGATAAAATTCTTTGTTCATCAAAATTAGATGATGATATATATACAGCACTCAGCTCTCTTTCAAGTTTGCAAGCATCCTTAAATAATATGAGTAAAAACTTAAATTCTGAATTAGTCACTGGTTTCTTATCAGTGTCCACCAATCCACTTAAAGGTCTAAAAGCATCCCTAAATATTCCGAGTCAAATAGCCAAGCCTCAAAATTTAAGGTTATATTCTCCTCATCCAAATGTGAGTTCTTCGCAAAAAACTGACAAAAAGATTGATTTAGAAGATATTTTAAAAATCTCAAGAAAACATAAAAAAATATTCCTCTTCGATTTTTTCGATCTTAATCAACAGGAAGCAATAAACGATTTTTCTAGATCTATTAGTGGAAAGGACTTAGTTCATATAAATGATAACAAATCTAAAGAAGTTATGCAGTTGTCTATAAATCATATTCTGCTGAATACAGATTTGCCGAAGAACGTTTCTTCCATCTGTGTTCATTTTGGATATTTTTTCGGGTATCATTTTTCTTTGATATTCGAATGCGATTTGAATGTTGAAGATCTTTATGAGAAATTTTCGAAGAATGATACTGATAGTCTAATTGAATGCTTTCAACTATTTGAAGATCTGCAAGTTCAAATAGAAGAATCACTACCTGAACAGTTTCATGGTTTCTTTTATAAAAATGAGTTGAGATTTGAAAAACCTAATTTAAAATTACTTTCTATATATGTTTATGATATTCATGACTATAAATTCATTTTTGATATTGAATATAATGAAAAATCGATGGCACCTATAGATCGTCCCACATTGAAACAAAAAGTCGAATTTTTTGTAAACTTCTCTTTAAATCAGGAAGATAAATATAGCGAAAAAGTAGAGTTTAATGCATTGTCTTTACTTAGAATTGAGCCTAAAAAATTATTTACTTTGATAGGTGATAAATTAATATGTTCCAAATCGAATAATTATTTTGAAGACTTCTTAGGACAACTTCCATCAAATTTTGTTATTTTAGAGTTTAAAGACGATGAACTTTTAAATTTTATTTTCCAATTAGTTCCTTTATATTATTTACTTACTATATTTGAAAAAGTACTAATCGATTTATCAAAAGTTAAAATTCCAGAGATTAAAATATCTGAGCTTCCTCATTTAGATGAAGAAATATTAAAAGTAAAAAAGGCGGAAGTATTAAAAACAAAAATAATATTGGACGAAATTGTCAGAGACTTATTTCTATATTTACGCGCATTTGACTATTTCAGTTCTAATGATTTTAGATTTTCTAATGAAGTAAGTCGAGATCGTATTTCGTTTAAAGGTCAAAAGTGGGATAATGATTCAATTTCAAAATTTCTTAGTGATCTCATTATTTATAAAAAGAAAGAAATAGTTAATAAACAGACTCACTTAGAAAAACGAATTTCTGAGATCGATGAATTAATTCAAAATGAGTTAAGTATAATAAAAAATAAACCTAAAGTCAACAGTCTTCTAAATGAAATTGAAACCGAATTAATTCTACGAATAAAAAGATGGGAAGGATTGATTCCACAGGATAAAATTGAAAATTGGTTATTAAATTTCGATACTAAAGAAGAAAGATTAATTGCTTTAAAATTATTGGATAAGTTGACATATGTTTCTAACAAAAACCTTAAACAACTTATAGATTCTTCCAATAATTTATTACATTCTAAAATCAATTTGGATACGTCTCAAAATTGCTTTTTCTCATGTGTTGGAGATATAACAAGCGGATCCACTCATTTAGCTAAACATTTTCAGGAAGAAAGTAGAATTAAAGAAAAATTGTTCAAAAAAACAGAAGAAATTGAATTATTAATAGAAAAAAATGGTAAAATAGATAAATTGATTTTGATAGATGATTTTATAGGTTCAGGTAATACTTATATAAAATGGTATAAAAAAAATATTCAATTAATAAAAAATTGTTCGGAAGTAATCTTAATCGTTTTAATAGCACTAAAAAAAGGGATCAACAAGATCGAACAAAAAACCAATACAAAAGTACTATGCAAATATATTCTTGATGAAAGTAATCAAGTAATTGATGGAACCTTATTTGATTGTGAAGAAAGGCAAGAAATTAATAGACTAGTAAATAAATATTCATACTTAATTAACTCAGATTTTGTTTATGGCTATGATAATTGTCAGCTTCTTTTAGCGTTTGAAGATAATATTCCAAACAACAGTATTGGGATCTTGTGGTGGTCTACAAACTGGACACCTCTTTTTGAAAGAAAATAA